A part of Streptantibioticus cattleyicolor NRRL 8057 = DSM 46488 genomic DNA contains:
- a CDS encoding phytanoyl-CoA dioxygenase family protein, whose translation MDDETTERFLRDGFVKLTGAFDEATARECAALLWAETGYDPDDPATWTRPVVRVHDMAQEPFVRAANTPVLHAAFDRLVGPGRWVARGSLGTFPLRFPHPEEPDDAGWHIEGSYLPDGARGFHANVRSRDRALLMLLLFTETGEADAPTRIRVGSHLDVPPVLNRYGEAGVSIFEIAAEVERVSAHRPVVRATGRPGDVYLCHPFLVHAAQPHHGTRPRFMAQPPLHPAVPCDPYRTDGPLSPVEAAIRTALALAASG comes from the coding sequence GTGGACGACGAGACGACCGAACGGTTCCTGCGGGACGGCTTCGTGAAGCTGACCGGTGCCTTCGACGAGGCCACCGCGCGCGAATGCGCCGCCCTGCTGTGGGCCGAGACCGGGTACGACCCGGACGACCCGGCCACCTGGACGCGGCCGGTGGTCCGGGTGCACGACATGGCCCAGGAACCCTTCGTCCGGGCCGCCAACACCCCGGTGCTGCACGCCGCGTTCGACCGGCTGGTGGGCCCGGGACGCTGGGTGGCGCGCGGCTCGCTCGGCACGTTCCCGTTGCGGTTCCCGCACCCCGAGGAACCGGACGACGCGGGGTGGCACATCGAGGGGAGCTACCTGCCGGACGGCGCCCGGGGGTTCCACGCCAACGTCCGCTCGCGCGACCGGGCGCTGCTGATGCTCCTGCTGTTCACCGAGACCGGCGAGGCGGACGCGCCCACCCGAATCCGGGTCGGCTCCCACCTCGACGTGCCGCCGGTGCTGAACCGGTACGGCGAGGCCGGGGTGTCGATCTTCGAGATCGCCGCGGAGGTCGAACGCGTCAGCGCGCACCGCCCGGTGGTCCGGGCCACCGGCCGCCCCGGGGACGTCTACCTGTGCCACCCCTTCCTCGTCCACGCCGCGCAGCCGCACCACGGCACCCGCCCCCGTTTCATGGCCCAGCCGCCGCTGCACCCGGCCGTCCCCTGCGACCCGTACCGCACCGACGGCCCGCTCTCCCCGGTGGAGGCCGCGATCCGGACGGCCCTCGCCCTGGCGGCCTCCGGCTGA
- a CDS encoding NADP-dependent isocitrate dehydrogenase: protein MTDSTIIYTHTDEAPALATYSFLPVVEAYASKAGVTVETRDISLAGRILAVFPEYLEEGQRIDDALAELGELAKTPGANIIKLPNISASIPQLKAAVAELREQGYALPEYPDDPKTDEEREIRARYDKVKGSAVNPVLREGNSDRRAPASVKNYAKTHPHRMGAWTADSKTNVAHMTGDDFRSTEKSAVVAEAGSLRIELAGDDGTTTVLRESVPVLAGEVVDASVMRVAALREFLAAQVARAKAEGVLFSVHLKATMMKVSDPIVFGHVVRAFFPKTFAKYGEVLASAGLTPNDGLGGIFKGLEGLPEGAEIKASFDAELGEGPALAMVDSDRGITNLHVPSDVIVDASMPAMIRTSGHMWGPDGKEADTLAVLPDSSYAGVYQAVIDDCRANGAFDPATMGSVPNVGLMAQKAEEYGSHDKTFEIPTTGTVRVVDEAGEVVLQQTVSAGDIFRMCQTKDLPVRDWVKLAVTRARATGDPAVFWLDETRAHDAQLITKVEAYLAEHDTEGLDIRVMSPVEATKFSLERIRRGENTISVTGNVLRDYLTDLFPILELGTSAKMLSIVPLMAGGGLFETGAGGSAPKHVQQLVKENYLRWDSLGEFFALVPSLEQYAKTTGNTRAQVLADTLDRATATFLDEDKSPTRRIGGIDNRGSHFYLAMYWAQELARQTEDAQLAEAFADLARTLTEQESTIVDELNAVQGEPADIGGYYKPDPAKAAAVMRPSETFNRAIASLS from the coding sequence GTGACTGACTCGACCATCATCTATACGCACACCGACGAGGCCCCGGCCCTGGCGACCTATTCGTTCCTGCCGGTGGTCGAGGCGTACGCCTCGAAGGCCGGGGTCACCGTGGAGACCCGTGACATCTCCCTAGCCGGGCGGATCCTCGCCGTCTTCCCCGAGTACCTGGAAGAGGGCCAGCGTATCGATGACGCGCTCGCCGAGCTCGGCGAGCTGGCCAAGACGCCCGGCGCCAACATCATCAAGCTGCCGAACATCTCGGCGTCGATCCCACAGCTGAAGGCGGCCGTCGCCGAGCTGCGGGAGCAGGGCTACGCGCTGCCGGAGTACCCGGACGACCCGAAGACCGACGAGGAGCGGGAGATCCGCGCCCGTTACGACAAGGTCAAGGGCAGCGCCGTCAACCCCGTGCTGCGGGAAGGTAATTCGGACCGCCGGGCGCCCGCCTCGGTGAAGAACTACGCCAAGACCCACCCGCACCGCATGGGCGCCTGGACGGCCGACTCCAAGACCAACGTCGCCCACATGACCGGTGACGACTTCCGCTCCACCGAGAAGTCCGCGGTCGTGGCCGAGGCCGGTTCGCTGCGGATCGAGCTGGCCGGGGACGACGGCACCACCACCGTGCTGCGCGAGTCGGTGCCGGTGCTGGCCGGCGAGGTGGTGGACGCCTCGGTGATGCGGGTGGCGGCGCTGCGGGAGTTCCTGGCCGCGCAGGTGGCCCGGGCCAAGGCCGAGGGCGTGCTGTTCTCGGTGCACCTGAAGGCCACCATGATGAAGGTCTCCGACCCGATCGTCTTCGGCCACGTGGTGCGTGCCTTCTTCCCGAAGACCTTCGCCAAGTACGGCGAGGTGCTGGCGTCGGCCGGGCTCACCCCCAACGACGGCCTGGGCGGCATCTTCAAGGGCCTGGAAGGGCTGCCGGAGGGTGCCGAGATCAAGGCGTCCTTCGACGCGGAGCTGGGCGAGGGCCCGGCGCTGGCCATGGTCGACTCCGACCGCGGCATCACCAACCTGCACGTACCCAGCGATGTCATCGTGGACGCCTCGATGCCGGCCATGATCCGTACCTCCGGCCACATGTGGGGGCCGGACGGCAAGGAGGCCGACACCCTCGCGGTGCTCCCGGACAGCAGCTACGCCGGTGTCTACCAGGCCGTGATCGACGACTGCCGGGCCAACGGCGCCTTCGACCCGGCCACCATGGGCTCGGTGCCCAACGTCGGCCTGATGGCGCAGAAGGCCGAGGAGTACGGCAGCCACGACAAGACCTTCGAGATCCCCACCACCGGTACGGTACGGGTGGTCGACGAGGCGGGCGAGGTGGTGCTCCAGCAGACCGTGAGCGCCGGTGACATCTTCCGCATGTGCCAGACCAAGGACCTGCCGGTCCGCGACTGGGTCAAGCTCGCCGTCACCCGCGCCCGGGCCACCGGCGACCCGGCGGTCTTCTGGCTGGACGAGACCCGCGCGCACGACGCCCAGCTGATCACCAAGGTCGAGGCGTACCTGGCGGAGCACGACACCGAGGGCCTGGACATCCGCGTCATGTCCCCGGTGGAGGCCACCAAGTTCTCCCTGGAGCGCATCCGCCGCGGTGAGAACACCATCTCGGTCACCGGCAACGTGCTGCGTGACTACCTCACCGACCTCTTCCCCATCCTGGAGCTGGGCACCAGCGCCAAGATGCTGTCGATCGTGCCGCTGATGGCGGGCGGCGGCCTGTTCGAGACCGGGGCCGGCGGCTCCGCGCCCAAGCACGTCCAGCAGCTGGTCAAGGAGAACTACCTGCGCTGGGACTCGCTCGGTGAGTTCTTCGCGCTGGTGCCGTCGCTGGAGCAGTACGCCAAGACCACCGGCAACACCCGCGCCCAGGTGCTGGCCGACACCCTCGATCGCGCCACCGCGACCTTCCTCGACGAGGACAAGTCGCCGACCCGCCGCATCGGCGGCATCGACAACCGCGGCAGCCACTTCTACCTGGCCATGTACTGGGCGCAGGAGCTGGCCCGGCAGACCGAGGACGCGCAGCTCGCCGAGGCCTTCGCCGACCTGGCGCGGACCCTCACCGAGCAGGAGTCCACCATCGTCGACGAGCTCAACGCCGTCCAGGGCGAGCCGGCCGACATCGGCGGCTACTACAAGCCCGACCCGGCCAAGGCCGCCGCGGTGATGCGTCCCTCGGAGACCTTCAACCGCGCGATCGCGTCGCTCTCCTGA
- a CDS encoding GNAT family N-acetyltransferase, protein MAEETAYGPMTVPVTTERLVLRPFTRDDVDDMYAYQGLPGVAKYLYRPPRTRERCAEVVAELADGPVRWQEVDDSVVLAVCRRGEPGVVGEVMVKLANVRAGQTEIGWVFNPAHGGRGYATEAARALAALAFDRLGTHRLFARLDAENTASARVCERLGMRKEAHLVESDLRGDEWGSELVYAALAHELIR, encoded by the coding sequence TTGGCGGAGGAGACGGCCTACGGGCCGATGACGGTACCGGTCACCACCGAACGGCTCGTGCTGCGGCCGTTCACCCGTGACGACGTGGACGACATGTACGCCTACCAGGGGCTGCCGGGCGTGGCCAAGTACCTCTACCGGCCGCCGCGCACCCGGGAGCGGTGCGCCGAGGTCGTCGCCGAGCTGGCGGACGGCCCGGTGCGCTGGCAGGAGGTGGACGACTCCGTGGTGCTCGCGGTCTGCCGGCGCGGCGAGCCCGGGGTCGTCGGCGAGGTGATGGTCAAGCTGGCCAACGTACGCGCCGGGCAGACCGAGATCGGCTGGGTCTTCAACCCGGCCCACGGCGGCCGGGGTTACGCCACCGAAGCGGCCCGCGCGCTCGCCGCGCTCGCCTTCGACCGGCTCGGCACCCACCGCCTCTTCGCCCGCCTCGACGCGGAGAACACCGCGTCGGCCCGGGTGTGCGAACGGCTGGGGATGCGCAAGGAGGCCCATCTGGTCGAGAGCGACCTGCGTGGCGACGAGTGGGGCAGCGAGCTGGTGTACGCGGCGCTCGCGCACGAGCTGATCCGCTGA
- a CDS encoding HemK2/MTQ2 family protein methyltransferase, with the protein MLLRLPGVYPPQRDTWLLVRALRAAAPPPGARVLDVCSGTGALALAAAAAGAGPVTAVDVSRRAVWAARANAALRGRRVRVLRGDLLTPVGGELFDVIVANPPYVAAGAPFPARGAARGWDAGADGRAVLDRICRRAPALLAPDGTLLLVHSALSGTGRTLAMLRCRGLKAAVVDRATVPFGPVMRSRAPWLRERGLIDAGTRTEELVVIRADRPARR; encoded by the coding sequence GTGCTGCTGCGACTGCCCGGGGTCTACCCCCCGCAACGCGATACCTGGCTGCTGGTCAGGGCGCTGCGCGCCGCCGCGCCGCCGCCCGGGGCCCGGGTGCTGGACGTGTGTTCCGGCACCGGAGCGCTGGCGCTGGCCGCCGCCGCGGCCGGGGCGGGCCCGGTCACCGCGGTGGACGTCTCGCGGCGGGCGGTGTGGGCCGCCCGGGCCAACGCGGCGCTGCGGGGCAGACGGGTACGGGTGCTCCGGGGCGATCTGCTCACCCCGGTCGGCGGTGAGCTGTTCGACGTGATCGTGGCCAACCCGCCGTACGTGGCGGCGGGCGCCCCCTTTCCGGCCCGGGGCGCCGCCCGTGGCTGGGACGCGGGCGCCGACGGCCGCGCCGTGCTCGACCGCATCTGCCGCCGCGCCCCGGCCCTGCTCGCCCCGGACGGCACCCTGCTGCTGGTGCACTCGGCGCTTAGCGGCACCGGACGCACCCTGGCGATGCTGCGGTGCCGTGGGCTGAAGGCGGCGGTGGTGGACCGGGCGACGGTGCCGTTCGGCCCGGTGATGCGTTCCCGGGCGCCCTGGCTGCGGGAACGCGGCCTGATCGACGCCGGGACGCGGACGGAGGAACTGGTGGTGATCCGTGCCGACCGGCCCGCACGACGCTGA
- a CDS encoding CDGSH iron-sulfur domain-containing protein, whose translation MPTGPHDADDHTGEERPDGREPRRITVVRDGPLLVEGPVEVVLPDGTTASSDRFLVAICTCRRSRAYPWCDTSHRRRAR comes from the coding sequence GTGCCGACCGGCCCGCACGACGCTGACGACCACACCGGCGAGGAGCGCCCGGACGGCCGGGAACCGCGCCGGATCACCGTGGTCCGCGACGGCCCCCTCCTGGTGGAAGGCCCGGTCGAGGTCGTCCTGCCGGACGGCACCACGGCGTCCTCCGACCGCTTCCTCGTCGCCATCTGCACCTGCCGCCGCAGCCGCGCCTACCCCTGGTGCGACACCAGCCACCGCCGCCGCGCCCGCTGA